A genome region from Triticum aestivum cultivar Chinese Spring chromosome 2B, IWGSC CS RefSeq v2.1, whole genome shotgun sequence includes the following:
- the LOC123045134 gene encoding NADH dehydrogenase [ubiquinone] iron-sulfur protein 3-like, giving the protein MLCIILFPERWFSGFGIVTKHPGFYTRFNTRACSRSWIHNSKKCVCSFGSLLVASLSLLPLHSHAFLGRTNPTGDFQQVFLLRARSGTKIKLSLFSFMDNQSIFQYSWEILPKKWVHKMKRSEHGNRSYTNTDYPFPLLCFLKWHTYTRVQVSIDICGVDHPSQKRRFEVVHNLLSTRYNSRIRVQTSANEVTRISPVVSLFPSAGRWEREVWDMSGVSSINHPDLRRISTDYGFEGHPLRKDFPLSGYVEVRYDDPEKCVVSEPIEMTQEFRYFDFASPWEQHSDG; this is encoded by the coding sequence ATGCTCTGTATAATACTTTTCCCCGAGCGATGGTTTAGCGGATTCGGAATTGTAACCAAGCATCCTGGGTTCTATACCCGATTCAACACTAGAGCATGCAGCCGATCCTGGATACATAACTCTAAAAAGTGTGTGTGCAGTTTTGGATCTTTATTGGTAGCCAGTCTTTCACTTCTGCCTCTCCACTCCCATGCCTTTCTTGGTCGGACCAACCCAACCGGCGATTTCCAACAAGTCTTTCTGCTTAGAGCAAGAAGCGGAACCAAAATAAAgctttctttattttcatttaTGGATAACCAATCCATTTTCCAATATAGTTGGGAGATTTTACCCAAGAAATGGGTACATAAAATGAAAAGATCGGAACATGGGAATAGATCTTATACCAATACTGACTACCCATTTCCATTGTTGTGCTTTCTAAAATGGCATACCTATACAAGGGTTCAAGTTTCGATCGATATTTGCGGAGTGGATCATCCCTCTCAAAAACGAAGATTTGAAGTTGTCCATAATTTACTGAGTACTCGGTATAACTCACGCATTCGTGTACAAACAAGTGCAAACGAAGTAACACGAATATCTCCGGTAGTCAGTCTATTTCCATCAGCCGGCCGGTGGGAGCGAGAAGTATGGGATATGTCTGGTGTTTCTTCCATCAATCATCCGGATTTACGCCGTATATCAACAGATTATGGTTTCGAGGGTCATCCATTACGAAAAGACTTTCCTTTGAGTGGATATGTGGAAGTACGCTATGATGATCCAGAGAAATGTGTGGTTTCTGAACCCATTGAGATGACCCAAGAATTTCGCTATTTCGATTTTGCTAGTCCTTGGGAACAGCATAGCGACGGATAA
- the LOC123039234 gene encoding ATP synthase subunit alpha, mitochondrial-like has protein sequence MEFSPRAAELTTLLESRMTNFYTNFQVDEIGRVVSVGDGIARVYGLNEIQAGEMVEFASGVKGITLNLENENVGIVVFGSDTAIKEGDLVKCTGSIVDVPAGKAMLGRVVDALGVPIDGKGALSDHERRRVEVKAPGIIECKSVHEPMQTGLKAVDSLVPIGRGQRELIIGDRQTGKTAIAIDTILNQKQMNSRGTNESETLYCVYVVIGQKRSTVAQLVQILSEANALEYSILVAATASDLAPLQFLAPYSGCAMGEYFRDNGMHTLIIYDDLSKQAVAYRQMSLLLRRPPGREAFSGDVFYLHSSLLERAAKRSDQTGAGSSTALPVIETQAGDVSAYIPTNVISITDGQICLEIELFYRRIRPAINVGLSVSRVGSAAQLKAMKQVCGSSKLELAQYREVAAFAQFGSDLDAVTQALLNRGARLTEVPKQPQYEPLPIEKQIVVIYAAVNGFCDRMPLDRISQYEKAILSTINPELQKSFFFRFLFKATANFFWPGSVLLIGLIFLSCFHAQRSRQWDPLIG, from the coding sequence ATGGAATTCTCACCCAGAGCTGCGGAACTCACGACTCTATTAGAAAGTAGAATGACCAACTTTTACACGAATTTTCAAGTGGATGAGATCGGTCGAGTGGTCTCAGTTGGAGATGGGATTGCACGTGTTTATGGATTGAACGAGATTCAAGCAGGAGAAATGGTGGAATTTGCCAGCGGTGTGAAAGGAATCACCTTAAATCTTGAGAATGAGAATGTAGGTATTGTTGTCTTTGGTAGTGATACCGCTATTAAAGAAGGAGATCTTGTCAAGTGCACTGGATCTATTGTGGATGTTCCTGCGGGAAAGGCCATGTTAGGCCGTGTAGTCGACGCCTTGGGAGTACCTATTGATGGAAAAGGGGCTCTAAGCGATCACGAACGAAGACGTGTCGAAGTGAAAGCCCCAGGGATTATTGAATGTAAATCTGTGCACGAACCCATGCAAACAGGCTTAAAAGCAGTGGATAGCCTGGTTCCTATAGGCCGTGGTCAACGAGAACTTATAATCGGGGACAGACAAACTGGAAAAACTGCAATAGCTATCGATACTATATTAAACCAAAAGCAAATGAACTCAAGGGGCACAAATGAGAGTGAGACATTGTATTGTGTCTATGTTGTGATTGGACAAAAACGCTCGACTGTGGCACAATTAGTTCAAATTCTTTCAGAAGCGAATGCTTTGGAATATTCCATTCTTGTAGCAGCCACCGCTTCGGATCTTGCTCCTCTGCAATTTCTGGCCCCATATTCAGGGTGTGCCATGGGGGAATATTTCCGCGATAATGGAATGCACACATTAATTATATATGATGATCTAAGTAAACAGGCGGTGGCATATCGACAAATGTCATTATTGTTACGCCGACCACCAGGCCGTGAGGCTTTCTCAGGGGATGTTTTCTATTTACATTCCAGTCTCTTAGAAAGAGCCGCTAAACGATCGGACCAGACAGGTGCAGGTAGCTCGACTGCGTTACCCGTGATTGAAACACaagctggagacgtatcagcctatATCCCCACCAATGTGATCTCCATTACAGATGGACAAATCTGTTTGGAAATAGAGCTCTTTTATCGCAGAATTAGACCAGCTATTAACGTTGGCTTATCCGTTAGTCGCGTCGGGTCTGCCGCTCAGTTGAAAGCTATGAAACAAGTCTGCGGTAGTTCAAAACTGGAATTGGCACAATATCGCGAAGTGGCCGCCTTCGCTCAATTTGGGTCAGACCTTGATGCTGTGACTCAGGCATTACTCAATAGAGGTGCAAGGCTTACAGAAGTGCCCAAACAACCACaatatgaaccacttccaattgaaaAACAAATTGTTGTGATTTATGCTGCTGTCAACGGCTTCTGTGATCGAATGCCACTAGACAGAATTTCTCAATATGAAAAAGCCATTCTAAGTACTATTAATCCAGAATTACAAAAATCCTTCTTCTTTCGGTTCCTTTTCAAAGCTACCGCTAATTTCTTCTGGCCTGGAAGCGTTTTGCTTATAGGTCTTATTTTTTTATCTTGTTTTCATGCTCAACGGTCGAGGCAGTGGGACCCCCTGATTGGATGA